A section of the Papio anubis isolate 15944 chromosome 16, Panubis1.0, whole genome shotgun sequence genome encodes:
- the CRYBA4 gene encoding beta-crystallin A4 isoform X1, with protein MFPGPISEEATMTLQCTKSAGHWKMVVWDEDGFQGRRHEFTAECPSVLELGFETVRSLKVLSGAWVGFEHAGFQGQQYVLERGEYPSWDAWGGNTAYPSERLTSFRPVACANHRDSRLTIFEQENFLGKKGELSDDYPSLQAMGWEGNEVGSFHVHSGAWVCSQFPGYRGFQYVLESDHHSGDYKHFREWGSHAQTFQVQSIRRIQQ; from the exons ATGTTCCCTGGGCCTATCTCG GAAGAGGCCACGATGACCCTGCAATGCACCAAGTCAGCGGGACACTGGAAG ATGGTGGTGTGGGATGAGGACGGCTTCCAGGGCCGGCGGCACGAATTCACGGCCGAGTGCCCCAGTGTGCTGGAGCTTGGCTTCGAGACTGTGCGATCTTTGAAAGTGCTGAGTGGAGC GTGGGTAGGCTTCGAGCATGCTGGCTTCCAAGGGCAGCAGTACGTTCTGGAACGGGGCGAATACCCGAGCTGGGATGCCTGGGGTGGCAACACGGCCTACCCCTCTGAGAGGCTCACCTCCTTCCGGCCTGTGGCCTGTGCT AACCACCGTGACTCGAGGCTGACAATCTTCGAGCAAGAGAACTTCCTGGGCAAGAAAGGAGAGCTGAGCGATGACTATCCTTCCCTCCAGGCCATGGGGTGGGAAGGCAATGAAGTAGGGTCCTTCCACGTCCACTCTGGGGC ttggGTTTGCTCCCAGTTTCCGGGCTACCGTGGATTTCAGTATGTGCTGGAAAGCGATCACCATTCCGGTGACTACAAGCATTTCCGGGAGTGGGGCTCTCACGCCCAGACCTTCCAGGTGCAGAGCATCCGCAGGATCCAGCAGTGA
- the CRYBA4 gene encoding beta-crystallin A4 isoform X2: protein MTLQCTKSAGHWKMVVWDEDGFQGRRHEFTAECPSVLELGFETVRSLKVLSGAWVGFEHAGFQGQQYVLERGEYPSWDAWGGNTAYPSERLTSFRPVACANHRDSRLTIFEQENFLGKKGELSDDYPSLQAMGWEGNEVGSFHVHSGAWVCSQFPGYRGFQYVLESDHHSGDYKHFREWGSHAQTFQVQSIRRIQQ, encoded by the exons ATGACCCTGCAATGCACCAAGTCAGCGGGACACTGGAAG ATGGTGGTGTGGGATGAGGACGGCTTCCAGGGCCGGCGGCACGAATTCACGGCCGAGTGCCCCAGTGTGCTGGAGCTTGGCTTCGAGACTGTGCGATCTTTGAAAGTGCTGAGTGGAGC GTGGGTAGGCTTCGAGCATGCTGGCTTCCAAGGGCAGCAGTACGTTCTGGAACGGGGCGAATACCCGAGCTGGGATGCCTGGGGTGGCAACACGGCCTACCCCTCTGAGAGGCTCACCTCCTTCCGGCCTGTGGCCTGTGCT AACCACCGTGACTCGAGGCTGACAATCTTCGAGCAAGAGAACTTCCTGGGCAAGAAAGGAGAGCTGAGCGATGACTATCCTTCCCTCCAGGCCATGGGGTGGGAAGGCAATGAAGTAGGGTCCTTCCACGTCCACTCTGGGGC ttggGTTTGCTCCCAGTTTCCGGGCTACCGTGGATTTCAGTATGTGCTGGAAAGCGATCACCATTCCGGTGACTACAAGCATTTCCGGGAGTGGGGCTCTCACGCCCAGACCTTCCAGGTGCAGAGCATCCGCAGGATCCAGCAGTGA